In the Sandaracinus amylolyticus genome, GTGCTGGTCACGCACCCACTCGCGCTCGCCGCGGTGATCACGGCGTTCGTGAACCGCTCGCGCGGGGTCGTGCTCGGGCTCTCGAGCGCGGTGCTGCTCTTCGCGCTCACCACGGCGTGCGTGGGCATCGCCGGCTATCTCTGGGGGATCTCGCGGACGGAAGAGGCGCTCGCGGGGAGCGGGATCGATCCCGAGATTCTCGAGGCGCTGCGCGAGCAGGGCCAGCGCGAGGCGAGCTGGAATTGGATGTGCGGCGGGATCGGCGCGGCGATCCCGCTGCTCCTCGCGCTCGTCGGTCTCGCGCGCGGCGCGACGATGAAGACGCGGCCCGCTCGGTCCTGACTGGCGCAGCGCCCGCGAGTCTCAGTCCTGATCGTCGCCGTCGCGTTCTTTGTCGCGCAGGCCGTACTGGTCGAGGTAGCGCCGCACCTGTCGTCGCGACCGTCCGAGCCGTCGCGCGAGCTCCGACACGTTGCCGCCGGTCTCGCGCACCAGCTCCTCGAGGTGCTCGCGCGTGATCTCGATCGGCTCGCGCACGCTCGGCGGATCCGAGATCGTGCGTGCCTTCACGGGCGGCGTGCTCGGGCGCGCGAAGCGCTCCTCGACCAGCGCGCGATCGAGCACCTCGCGACCCTTGCCGCGCAGCCGCAGCTCGGCCGCGATCTTCAGGAGCTCGCGCACGTTGAACGGCAGCTCGTGGGTGAGCAGCGCGTCGACGAGATCGGGCGCGAGCGGCGGCGCGTCGGGTCCTAGGCCGCGCGCGAGGATCGGCAGCACGTCCTCGCGTCGCTCGCGCAGCGGCGGCGTGCGCAGCGTCAGATCCGACAGGCGCGCGTAGAGATCGCCGCGGAACGCACCGCGCTCGACCGCGCTGCGAAGCTCGACGTGGGTGGCCGCGACCACGCGCACGTCGATCGGCACCGCGCGCTCACCGCCCACCGGCGTGACCACGCGCTCCTCGAGCACGCGCAGGAGGCGCGCCTGCACGCTGGGCGGCGTCTCCGCGATCTCGTCGAGGAAGATCGTCCCGCGATCGGCGCGCCGCAGGACGCCGTCGTGCGCGCCCTTCGCGCCGGTGAA is a window encoding:
- a CDS encoding sigma 54-interacting transcriptional regulator; amino-acid sequence: MPLAIGRAPQRDGALVIADPRMSRTHATIALIGAKAPTIVDSSSNGTFVDGERVSDAILVDGSVLRAGDTFFVVREVPASLGDADIPDLVGRAPAMAKLREAIALVAKADASVLVIGESGTGKELVARAIHARSGREGPLVAVNCAAIPESLADSTLFGHVAGAFTGAKGAHDGVLRRADRGTIFLDEIAETPPSVQARLLRVLEERVVTPVGGERAVPIDVRVVAATHVELRSAVERGAFRGDLYARLSDLTLRTPPLRERREDVLPILARGLGPDAPPLAPDLVDALLTHELPFNVRELLKIAAELRLRGKGREVLDRALVEERFARPSTPPVKARTISDPPSVREPIEITREHLEELVRETGGNVSELARRLGRSRRQVRRYLDQYGLRDKERDGDDQD